From the genome of Vicia villosa cultivar HV-30 ecotype Madison, WI linkage group LG2, Vvil1.0, whole genome shotgun sequence, one region includes:
- the LOC131651242 gene encoding soyasapogenol B glucuronide galactosyltransferase-like: MIGKIKHGISMLQDPSEILLQDLQPDCLVTDMMLPWTVEAAAKLGVPRYFSNCATHFIMKYRPHDNLVSDTHKFTIPGLPHTIEMAPLQLSDFLKEKNATTTYFESIFGSEKRSYGTLYNSFHELESDYEKLSQTTMGIKSWSVGPVSTWINKDDHEEKGNRGHIEKEGELLRCTPDCVPHRAAAIERQIRSSISLKIGLERSS, from the exons ATGATTGGTAAGATCAAGCATGGAATATCGATGCTTCAAGATCCAAGTGAGATTCTGCTTCAAGATCTTCAACCAGATTGTCTAGTCACTGATATGATGCTTCCTTGGACTGTGGAAGCAGCGGCAAAACTAGGTGTTCCAAGGTATTTCTCAAACTGTGCAACTCATTTTATCATGAAGTATAGACCTCACGATAATTTAGTTTCTGATACACACAAATTTACGATTCCTGGTTTGCCTCATACCATTGAGATGGCCCCTCTACAACTTAGTGATTTTTTAAAGGAAAAGAATGCTACCACAACttattttgaatcaatttttgGATCTGAGAAAAGAAGCTATGGAACACTATACAATAGTTTTCATGAACTTGAAAGTGATTATGAGAAACTTAGTCAAACTACAATGGGGATCAAATCATGGAGTGTGGGACCAGTTTCTACATGGATTAATAAAGATGATCATGAAGAAAAAGGCAATAGAGGACACATCGAAAAAGAGGGAGAATTGTTAAG ATGCACGCCTGATTGCGTACCACATAGGGCTGCTGCTATTGAACGCCAAATAAGGAGTAGTATATCGTTAAAGATAGGACTTGAAAGGTCAAGTTAA